The Cucumis melo cultivar AY chromosome 6, USDA_Cmelo_AY_1.0, whole genome shotgun sequence genome includes a region encoding these proteins:
- the LOC103483372 gene encoding chromo domain protein LHP1-like isoform X2 has translation MGRGKKKAAGSSEPETVALPSPDFTQSTHLNGDSAPSISNNNGSELKISFPHPPSSLHNASVQIPLPTDDAGVVNGEDNAVPDVSASERTNLDEGFFEVEAIRRKRVRKGQLQYLVKWRGWPETENTWEPLDNLQSCFEFIEEYEERFCHSRSGKQRKRKRKDGDVESESQEEKDLQIIAIDNVTDVVINTLDDRLSAAPLNKKLHRDLPIPQEPLDSIHEGELDEKFDGSRKRDEYDVKLIDFNASMSGNMVDSDKKTVASNDVSLVYDVSKADCVVGSAQGSHSTGAKRRKSSRVKRFTKDSALSEQGLKQNAATVGIEPTDPSEQLGPQNPSSSGHSRNVSTITRIIRPVGYSVSVLNNIPDVIVTFLAVRSDGKEVTVNNKFLKANNPHLLINYYEQHLRYNPTL, from the exons ATGGGGAGAGGGAAGAAGAAAGCGGCGGGAAGTTCTGAACCCGAAACAGTGGCGCTTCCAAGCCCCGATTTCACTCAATCAACTCATCTTAATGGCGATTCAGCCCCTTCAATCTCTAACAACAATGGCAGTGAActcaaaatttcatttccaCATCCACCTTCTTCACTTCACAATGCTTCTGTGCAAATTCCACTACCCACCGACGACGCCGGAGTGGTCAACGGCGAAGACAATGCCGTACCTGATGTTTCTGCTTCTGAACGTACTAACCTAGATGAAGGCTTCTTCGAAGTTGAAGCTATTCGGCGGAAAAGAGTTCGTAAG GGACAGCTTCAATACCTCGTCAAATG GCGTGGTTGGCCAGAGACAGAAAATACGTGGGAACCCTTGGACAATCTCCAATCATGCTTTGAATTTATTGAAGAATATGAAGAAAG GTTTTGTCACTCGCGATCGGGAAAGCAGCGGAAGCGGAAGCGCAAGGATGGAGACGTTGAAAGTGAATCTCAAGAGGAAAAAGATCTCCAAATTATAGCTATTGATAATGTGACGGATGTAGTTATCAATACTCTGGATGATCGTCTATCTGCCGCTCCATTGAACAAGAAACTTCATCGTGATCTTCCTATTCCTCAAGAACCGTTAGACTCTATTCATGAAGGAGAGTTGGATGAGAAATTTGATGGAAGTAGAAAGAGAGACGAATATGATGTGAAACTTATCGACTTCAATGCATCGATGTCTGGGAATATGGTTGATTCTGATAAAAAAACAGTGGCTTCTAACGATGTTAGCCTTGTTTACGATGTTTCCAAGGCCGATTGCGTGGTGGGTTCTGCTCAGGGAAGTCACTCCACTGGAGCCAAGAGAAGGAAGTCCAGTAGGGTGAAAAGGTTCACGAAGGATTCAGCCTTGTCAGAACAAGGATTAAAACAAAATGCAGCAACTGTAGGCATTGAGCCTACTGATCCAAGCGAACAATTAGGACCCCAGAATCCTAGTTCGTCAGGCCACTCCAGAAATGTGTCTACCATCACAAGGATTATCAGGCCTGTTGGTTATTCAGTTTCAGTATTAAATAACATCCCAGATGTAATCGTAACCTTCTTGGCTGTGAG GTCGGATGGAAAAGAAGTGACGGTGAATAACAAATTTCTTAAAGCTAACAATCCACATCTG TTGATTAACTACTATGAGCAACATCTCCGATATAATCCTACATTATGA
- the LOC103483372 gene encoding chromo domain-containing protein LHP1-like isoform X1 produces the protein MGRGKKKAAGSSEPETVALPSPDFTQSTHLNGDSAPSISNNNGSELKISFPHPPSSLHNASVQIPLPTDDAGVVNGEDNAVPDVSASERTNLDEGFFEVEAIRRKRVRKGQLQYLVKWRGWPETENTWEPLDNLQSCFEFIEEYEERFCHSRSGKQRKRKRKDGDVESESQEEKDLQIIAIDNVTDVVINTLDDRLSAAPLNKKLHRDLPIPQEPLDSIHEGELDEKFDGSRKRDEYDVKLIDFNASMSGNMVDSDKKTVASNDVSLVYDVSKADCVVGSAQGSHSTGAKRRKSSRVKRFTKDSALSEQGLKQNAATVGIEPTDPSEQLGPQNPSSSGHSRNVSTITRIIRPVGYSVSVLNNIPDVIVTFLAVRSDGKEVTVNNKFLKANNPHLVIDQISVLYLAYFSSIGI, from the exons ATGGGGAGAGGGAAGAAGAAAGCGGCGGGAAGTTCTGAACCCGAAACAGTGGCGCTTCCAAGCCCCGATTTCACTCAATCAACTCATCTTAATGGCGATTCAGCCCCTTCAATCTCTAACAACAATGGCAGTGAActcaaaatttcatttccaCATCCACCTTCTTCACTTCACAATGCTTCTGTGCAAATTCCACTACCCACCGACGACGCCGGAGTGGTCAACGGCGAAGACAATGCCGTACCTGATGTTTCTGCTTCTGAACGTACTAACCTAGATGAAGGCTTCTTCGAAGTTGAAGCTATTCGGCGGAAAAGAGTTCGTAAG GGACAGCTTCAATACCTCGTCAAATG GCGTGGTTGGCCAGAGACAGAAAATACGTGGGAACCCTTGGACAATCTCCAATCATGCTTTGAATTTATTGAAGAATATGAAGAAAG GTTTTGTCACTCGCGATCGGGAAAGCAGCGGAAGCGGAAGCGCAAGGATGGAGACGTTGAAAGTGAATCTCAAGAGGAAAAAGATCTCCAAATTATAGCTATTGATAATGTGACGGATGTAGTTATCAATACTCTGGATGATCGTCTATCTGCCGCTCCATTGAACAAGAAACTTCATCGTGATCTTCCTATTCCTCAAGAACCGTTAGACTCTATTCATGAAGGAGAGTTGGATGAGAAATTTGATGGAAGTAGAAAGAGAGACGAATATGATGTGAAACTTATCGACTTCAATGCATCGATGTCTGGGAATATGGTTGATTCTGATAAAAAAACAGTGGCTTCTAACGATGTTAGCCTTGTTTACGATGTTTCCAAGGCCGATTGCGTGGTGGGTTCTGCTCAGGGAAGTCACTCCACTGGAGCCAAGAGAAGGAAGTCCAGTAGGGTGAAAAGGTTCACGAAGGATTCAGCCTTGTCAGAACAAGGATTAAAACAAAATGCAGCAACTGTAGGCATTGAGCCTACTGATCCAAGCGAACAATTAGGACCCCAGAATCCTAGTTCGTCAGGCCACTCCAGAAATGTGTCTACCATCACAAGGATTATCAGGCCTGTTGGTTATTCAGTTTCAGTATTAAATAACATCCCAGATGTAATCGTAACCTTCTTGGCTGTGAG GTCGGATGGAAAAGAAGTGACGGTGAATAACAAATTTCTTAAAGCTAACAATCCACATCTGGTAATTGATCAAATTTCCGTACTTTACCTTGCATATTTTTCTTCAATCGGTATTTGA